The following are encoded together in the Triticum dicoccoides isolate Atlit2015 ecotype Zavitan chromosome 6B, WEW_v2.0, whole genome shotgun sequence genome:
- the LOC119325138 gene encoding alpha-1,6-mannosyl-glycoprotein 2-beta-N-acetylglucosaminyltransferase-like: protein MALHHGARLRSRAAPLLAVVVLAVLALVSLLRASHGGGRLAPPSAVSAAAAAARNRNRTAAQRKILLDPSFTPRLPRQGALSLSLARRNALPPRNAARFPALPDGHLKIVLYVHNRPRYLRLVVDSLSRVDGIGEALLVVSHDGYFPEMDEIVKGIAFCQVKQIFAPYSPHLFPDSFPGVAPGDCRDKDRAAEKRCRGEPDQYGNHRSPRIVSLKHHWWWMMNTVWDGMDETRDFDGHILFIEEDHYIFPNAYRNVQLLVDLKPKKCAQCYAVNLAPSDVKAKGEGWESMVAEKMGNIGYAFNRTVWRKIHAKAKQFCDFDEYNWDITMWATVYPSFGAPVYSLRGPRRSAAHFGKCGLHQGQDSSNVCVDNGAGDVELDAIDKVPNIKADWPVHIIRKQQGYQAGFKGWGGWGDRRDRELCLSFAYMYHVKDTLSA from the coding sequence atggCCCTCCACCACGGCGCGCGCCTCCGCTCCCGCGCCGCGCCCCTCCTCGCCGTCGTCGTCCTCGCGGTCCTCGCCCTCGTCTCGCTCCTCCGCGCCAGCCACGGCGGGGGCCGCCTGGCCCCGCCCTCCGCCGTCtccgccgcggccgcggccgcccgCAACCGCAACCGCACCGCCGCGCAGCGCAAGATCCTGCTCGACCCGTCCTTCACCCCGCGGCTGCCGCGCCAGGGCGCGctgtccctctccctcgcccgccGCAACGCGCTGCCGCCGCGCAACGCGGCCCGCTTCCCCGCCCTCCCCGACGGCCACCTCAAGATCGTCCTCTACGTCCACAACCGGCCCCGCTACCTCCGCCTCGTCGTCGACAGCCTCTCCCGCGTCGACGGCATCGGCGAGGCGCTGCTCGTCGTCAGCCACGACGGCTACTTCCCCGAGATGGACGAGATCGTCAAGGGCATCGCCTTCTGCCAGGTGAAGCAGATCTTCGCGCCCTACTCGCCGCACCTCTTCCCGGACTCCTTCCCCGGCGTCGCGCCCGGGGACTGCCGGGACAAGGACAGGGCGGCCGAGAAGCGGTGCCGGGGCGAGCCGGACCAGTACGGCAACCACCgctccccgcggatcgtgtcgctGAAGCACCACTGGTGGTGGATGATGAACACCGTGTGGGATGGGATGGATGAGACCAGGGACTTCGATGGGCACATCCTCTTCATCGAAGAAGACCACTACATCTTCCCCAATGCATACCGCAATGTGCAGCTGCTTGTGGATTTGAAGCCGAAGAAGTGCGCCCAATGCTATGCCGTCAATTTGGCGCCGTCCGATGTCAAGGCGAAAGGGGAAGGTTGGGAGAGCATGGTTGCTGAGAAGATGGGTAACATTGGCTATGCCTTCAACAGGACTGTGTGGAGGAAGATTCATGCCAAGGCTAAGCAGTTCTGTGACTTCGATGAGTACAATTGGGATATAACTATGTGGGCAACCGTGTATCCATCGTTTGGAGCTCCTGTTTACAGTCTCAGGGGGCCTAGGAGGAGTGCTGCACATTTTGGCAAGTGCGGCCTGCACCAAGGCCAAGACTCTAGCAATGTTTGTGTGGATAATGGCGCGGGAGACGTAGAACTAGATGCCATCGACAAGGTTCCTAACATCAAAGCTGATTGGCCAGTCCACATCATTAGGAAACAACAAGGGTATCAGGCTGGTTTCAAAGGATGGGGTGGTTGGGGCGATCGGCGTGACCGGGAGCTTTGCTTGAGTTTTGCATACATGTACCATGTTAAAGACACGTTGTCTGCATGA